From a region of the Castanea sativa cultivar Marrone di Chiusa Pesio chromosome 10, ASM4071231v1 genome:
- the LOC142611997 gene encoding uncharacterized protein LOC142611997, giving the protein MSNILPAVLKKLWNAWNIRVVILVSLSLQTILILLAPLRKRTSQKLVILFIWTSYVLADWAATFAIGHIFSGQSNYSGPFDKEDFLAFGHLFSNGKNKSHTCICVDKEDTLSTNTDDLIAFWAPFLLVHLGGPDIVTAFALEDNELWLRHFISFIVQLAVTVYVFLLTLPENKLLIPTLLMFGAGIIKYLERTLALFLASLGRFRDSMLRQADPGPNYAKLMEEFSSKKNAGLPTRIEITPEPGKEIKLAANVKEEGDLSDVELVTYAHRYFQIFKGLIVDLTLSFRERYESRIFFQLRTAEDALKVIELELTFIYEAFYTKVAVVHSVAGYIFRVLSILFVLVAFGFFYSLDKHGFLDIDVKVTYTLLYGAIFLDLIALIMLFFSDWTIASMHTNWANWQFG; this is encoded by the coding sequence AATATATTGCCAGCCGTTTTGAAGAAGCTATGGAACGCATGGAATATCAGGGTGGTGATTCTGGTAAGCCTCTCACTCCAGACCATTTTGATACTGCTTGCTCCCTTGAGAAAACGCACGTCTCAAAAATTGGTGATCTTGTTCATCTGGACATCTTACGTGCTGGCTGATTGGGCCGCAACCTTTGCAATTGGACACATCTTTAGCGGTCAAAGCAATTACTCTGGTCCCTTTGATAAGGAAGATTTTCTTGCTTTTGGACACTTGTTCTCCAACGGTAAAAACAAAAGCCATACTTGTATTTGCGTAGATAAGGAAGACACGTTGTCCACCAATACTGACGACCTTATTGCATTTTGGGCTCCCTTCCTTTTGGTACACCTGGGTGGACCAGACATTGTAACTGCATTTGCCCTTGAGGATAATGAGCTCTGGCTTAGGCACTTCATCAGCTTCATAGTCCAACTTGCGGTGACTGTATACGTTTTCTTGCTCACACTTCCTGAAAACAAGCTATTGATCCCAACATTGTTGATGTTTGGGGCAGGAATCATCAAGTATCTTGAGCGAACATTAGCCTTGTTTCTTGCAAGCTTGGGTAGGTTCCGAGATTCCATGCTTAGACAAGCTGATCCGGGGCCCAACTATGCAAAGCTCATGGAGGAATTTTCTTCAAAGAAAAATGCTGGACTACCTACAAGGATAGAAATCACACCAGAGCCAGGTAAAGAAATAAAGCTTGCAGCTAATGTGAAAGAAGAAGGAGATTTAAGCGATGTTGAATTGGTGACATATGCTCACCGCTACTTCCAAATATTCAAGGGACTCATCGTTGACCTTACCTTAAGCTTCCGTGAGCGCTACGAAAGCCGAATTTTTTTCCAGTTGAGAACGGCAGAAGATGCGCTTAAAGTGATAGAGTTAGAACTCACCTTCATCTATGAAGCTTTCTATACCAAGGTGGCGGTGGTGCATAGTGTGGCGGGATACATATTCCGGGTTTTATCCATTCTTTTCGTTTTGGTGGCATTTGGATTCTTCTATTCTTTGGACAAGCATGGTTTCTTGGACATTGATGTCAAGGTCACCTACACTTTGCTATATGGTGCCATATTCCTGGATCTAATTGCTCTCATCATGCTCTTTTTCTCTGATTGGACTATTGCTTCTATGCATACCAATTGGGCCAACTGGCAGTTTGGATAG